The following proteins are co-located in the Syngnathus scovelli strain Florida chromosome 21, RoL_Ssco_1.2, whole genome shotgun sequence genome:
- the cbx7b gene encoding chromobox protein homolog 7 isoform X2, translating into MELSAIGEQVFAVESIMKKRVRKGNVEYLLKWKGWPPKYSTWEPEEHILDQRLVQSYEEKEQRDRTLGHRRKRSKAKQLLLQNTVYSMDLRSAHKTTDMPKPRLHLSLTRSLLQEQDEEEEEAEEDDEEEEEDPSYIAWSRAPCYSKRRPQRRRLTSRPASPAQEDWKSLDDEEEAEDDIVEEEEEEHSEDSRERSQRKATMWGPAIEQDELTEAEITETVWRPVVSPAEELKCGWLIPTLDTCMESTGERK; encoded by the exons ATGGAGCTGTCAGCTATCGGCGAGCAAGTGTTCGCCGTGGAATCCATCATGAAGAAAAGAGTTCGGAAG GGCAACGTGGAGTACCTATTGAAATGGAAAGGTTGGCCTCCAAA gtacAGCACATGGGAACCTGAGGAACACATTCTGGACCAGCGTCTAGTCCAATCCTATGAAGAGAA AGAGCAGCGAGACCGAACTCTGGGTCACAGGAGGAAAAGATCCAAGGCCAAACAACTTTTGTTACAG AACACAGTGTATAGTATGGACCTCCGCAGCGCTCACAAAACCACAGACATGCCCAAACCCCGCCTACATCTCTCCCTGACACGCTCACTACTCCAGGagcaggacgaggaggaggaggaggcagaggaggacgacgaagaggaggaggaggacccaTCGTACATTGCATGGAGTAGGGCGCCCTGTTACAGCAAGAGGAGGCCACAGCGAAGACGTCTTACCTCGAGGCCGGCGAGTCCTGCACAAGAGGATTGGAAAAGCTTGGACGATGAAGAGGAGGCGGAAGATGATATTgttgaagaggaagaggaggagcacaGTGAAGATAGTCGAGAAAGGA GTCAGAGGAAGGCCACCATGTGGGGGCCAGCTATTGAGCAAGATGAGctcacagaggctgagatcaccGAAACCGTGTGGAGGCCCGTCGTCAGCCCGGCGGAG GAGCTGAAATGCGGATGGCTCATACCCACCTTAGACACATGTATGGAGTCTACGGGAGAAAGAAAATGA
- the cbx7b gene encoding chromobox protein homolog 7 isoform X1 codes for MELSAIGEQVFAVESIMKKRVRKGNVEYLLKWKGWPPKYSTWEPEEHILDQRLVQSYEEKEQRDRTLGHRRKRSKAKQLLLQNTVYSMDLRSAHKTTDMPKPRLHLSLTRSLLQEQDEEEEEAEEDDEEEEEDPSYIAWSRAPCYSKRRPQRRRLTSRPASPAQEDWKSLDDEEEAEDDIVEEEEEEHSEDSRERSQRKATMWGPAIEQDELTEAEITETVWRPVVSPAEVTVTDVTINALTVTFREARVAQGFFRVWGLEV; via the exons ATGGAGCTGTCAGCTATCGGCGAGCAAGTGTTCGCCGTGGAATCCATCATGAAGAAAAGAGTTCGGAAG GGCAACGTGGAGTACCTATTGAAATGGAAAGGTTGGCCTCCAAA gtacAGCACATGGGAACCTGAGGAACACATTCTGGACCAGCGTCTAGTCCAATCCTATGAAGAGAA AGAGCAGCGAGACCGAACTCTGGGTCACAGGAGGAAAAGATCCAAGGCCAAACAACTTTTGTTACAG AACACAGTGTATAGTATGGACCTCCGCAGCGCTCACAAAACCACAGACATGCCCAAACCCCGCCTACATCTCTCCCTGACACGCTCACTACTCCAGGagcaggacgaggaggaggaggaggcagaggaggacgacgaagaggaggaggaggacccaTCGTACATTGCATGGAGTAGGGCGCCCTGTTACAGCAAGAGGAGGCCACAGCGAAGACGTCTTACCTCGAGGCCGGCGAGTCCTGCACAAGAGGATTGGAAAAGCTTGGACGATGAAGAGGAGGCGGAAGATGATATTgttgaagaggaagaggaggagcacaGTGAAGATAGTCGAGAAAGGA GTCAGAGGAAGGCCACCATGTGGGGGCCAGCTATTGAGCAAGATGAGctcacagaggctgagatcaccGAAACCGTGTGGAGGCCCGTCGTCAGCCCGGCGGAGGTGACGGTCACCGACGTCACCATCAATGCTCTCACCGTGACATTTCGAGAAGCCCGCGTggcccagggcttcttccgagtGTGGGGGCTGGAGGTATGA
- the josd1 gene encoding josephin-1 — protein sequence MGSTPYPGGEWKEKSKGGFQELGCMPWKVSKQKCGSGPARAEEHKGREPQQDIPTFTCMLMTPQLPRASARRPVIYHEKQRRELCALHALNNVFQDGSAFSRDTLQEIYQRLSPSTLVTPHKKSMLGNGNYDVNVIMAALQTRGFEAVWWDKRRDVGSIKLSNVTGFILNVPSNLRWGPLQLPLKRQHWIGVREVAGVYYNLDSKLRGPQPIGSPDELRKFLRQQLRGKNCELLLVVSEEVEARQTWRSDS from the exons ATGGGCAGCACGCCGTATCCAGGTGGTGAGTGGAAGGAGAAAAGCAAGGGTGGCTTTCAGGAGCTGGGTTGCATGCCCTGGAAGGTCAGCAAGCAGAAATGTGGAAGTGGGCCAGCGAGAGCAGAGGAACACAAGGGCAGGGAGCCGCAACAGGATATACCCACCTTCACTTGCATGCTCATGACACCGCAACTTCCTCGAGCCTCGGCGAGGCGTCCGGTGATCTACCACGAGAAGCAGCGGCGGGAGCTGTGTGCCTTGCACGCTCTCAATAACGTCTTCCAGGATGGGTCAGCCTTCAGCAGGGACACCTTGCAGGAGATCTACCAGAG GCTTTCCCCCAGCACTCTGGTGACACCTCACAAAAAGAGCATGCTGGGAAACGGGAACTACGACGTGAATGTCATCATGGCCGCTTTGCAGACGCGCGGCTTTGAAGCAGTTTGGTGGGATAAAAGGAG GGACGTCGGCAGCATCAAGCTGTCCAACGTGACGGGCTTCATTCTCAACGTTCCGTCCAATTTGCGCTGGGGACCTCTGCAGCTGCCGCTCAAACGCCAGCACTGGATCGGGGTTCGAGAGGTGGCGGGGGTCTACTACAACCTGGACTCCAAGCTGCGTGGCCCTCAACCCATCGGCAGTCCAGATGAGCTCAG GAAGTTCCTCCGCCAACAGCTGCGAGGGAAGAACTGTGAACTCCTGTTGGTGGTGTCGGAGGAAGTGGAGGCGCGGCAAACGTGGCGGTCAGACAGCTGA
- the LOC125991514 gene encoding GTPase IMAP family member 2-like: MECKCETNNAEDAANDWWLSGSNAQMGAYTVVGYLLYRFSQTLPAIIRWPIRFFCSITGLSALWGWVSRVVGTLRGIQSLCKWMSRIWKFIKGLSAKFHWVVPFLAGSSEGYMANETIRLNLSSPLKAGLRLIVVGPAGGGRTSVVNTLLDSWAEEPDEPLTESTIRRAIVDGRELTVIDTPDLLSESLERVTRVKEALRSIQLASPGPHAILLVMQAPRSNNVMQQEAMQAIQATLELFGESIRGHIIPVLTHADRLGRRHTLEHLLGTDAGGVNKLTSVCGQRPELLDTRPDRSPEEQKVTRRMLVGRVLELKGLRGHFVHEWQRREERAREELLADMISASSS; the protein is encoded by the exons ATGGAATGTAAATGCGAAACCAACAATGCCGAAGATGCAGCTAATG actggtGGCTGAGCGGCAGCAATGCCCAGATGGGAGCTTACACCGTGGTGGGGTATCTTCTGTACAGATTCTCACAGA CCCTTCCCGCGATCATCCGATGGCCGATTCGTTTCTTCTGCTCTATAACTG GTCTGTCAGCTCTTTGGGGATGGGTGAGCCGCGTTGTTGGGACCCTCCGAG GAATCCAGAGTCTGTGCAAATGGATGTCTCGGATTTGGAAGTTTATCAAAG GATTGTCTGCCAAATTCCATTGGGTGGTTCCCTTCCTCGCAG GGTCCAGTGAAGGGTATATGGCAAATGAGACCATAAGACTGAACCTGTCGAGTCCCTTAAAAGCAGGCCTCAGACTGATCGTAGTGGGCCCTGCTGGTGGGGGACGCACATCTGTGGTAAACACTTTGTTGGACAGCTGGGCAGAAGAACCAGATGAACCTCTCACAGAGAGCACCATAAGAAGAGCCATAGTGGACGGTAGGGAACTCACTGTGATCGACACGCCGGATCTATTGAGTGAGTCTTTGGAGAGAGTTACTCGAGTCAAGGAAGCTCTGAGGAGCATTCAGCTGGCAAGTCCTGGTCCTCACGCCATCCTACTGGTAATGCAGGCACCACGCTCCAATAATGTGATGCAGCAAGAGGCGATGCAAGCCATCCAAGCTACACTGGAACTGTTTGGAGAGAGCATCCGAGGGCACATCATCCCGGTGCTAACCCACGCCGACCGCTTGGGTCGACGGCACACTTTGGAGCACCTGCTGGGTACGGATGCCGGCGGCGTGAACAAACTGACGTCAGTGTGTGGTCAGAGGCCTGAGTTGCTGGACACTAGGCCGGATCGGTCTCCGGAAGAACAGAAGGTGACGCGCAGGATGCTGGTGGGGCGTGTCCTCGAGCTGAAGGGGCTCAGGGGACATTTTGTCCATGAGTGGCAGAGGAGGGAGGAACGTGCCAGGGAGGAGCTGCTGGCTGACATGATCTCTGCATcttcatcttaa
- the xrcc6 gene encoding X-ray repair cross-complementing protein 6 isoform X1 encodes MAEWNAYFRNEADGEAQEEGEQQDGDYKVAGRDCLVFLVDASKEMFIKGENGEPTNFDMTMQVVRTVYTRKIISTPGDLVALVFYGTKQNQDPTNSFKHVYVYHNLNELSAKRVQQVDELRGDKGALLAAEKMGSDQTSLSDALWCCANLYRDCNLRLGNKRLFIFTCKDQPHGGDSVKDRQARTKASDLRETGVVIELMHLMKAGGFDVSLFFRDVVSPPEDESELGLQHEPCEKLEDLQRRVLAKEQKKRTLARLNLCLGEDINIAVGMYAMAVTTRKPNPIRLYRETNEPVRSKTRTFNNQTGSLLLPSDIKKAQLYGNKQIVMEKDEVDAIKKFHDPGLFLIGFKFMEKLKLHHHIRPAVFLYPEEGEVKGNARCERGCKHQVIYIMCFSSTGSSCLFSALLTKCIEKNVFALCRCVSRRNYPPRFVALVPQQEQTDEKNVQITPPGFNVIYLPYADDLRNLDPPRTPSASPAQVDKMKEIVRKMRFKYRSEAFENPVIQQHYRNLEALALDMTAPEDIEDLIMPKVEQIDGRLGSLVQEFRDLVFPADYDPEYKPAAKRKAAEAGGTAEKKPKVEVSEDEVRAHIQKGTLGKMTVPMLKEACKQFGIRTTGTKKQELMDALIDKLAT; translated from the exons ATGGCAGAGTGGAACGCCTACTTCCGGAATGAGGCTGACGGTGAAGCACAGGAGGAGGGAGAGCAACAAGATG GAGATTACAAGGTCGCAGGGAGAGATTGCTTAGTTTTCTTGGTGGATGCGTCAAAGGAAATGTTCATCAAAGGAGAAAATGGGGAGCCAACTAATTTTGACATGACCATGCAA GTGGTGCGGACCGTGTACACCCGTAAGATCATAAGCACTCCTGGAGACCTTGTTGCATTGGTTTTCTATGGCACCAAGCAGAACCAAGATCCAACCAACTCGTTCAAGCACGTCTACGTCTACCACAACCTCAATGAACTCA GTGCAAAACGAGTGCAACAGGTAGACGAACTACGAGGGGATAAGGGTGCCCTGCTGGCAGCGGAGAAAATGGGCAGTGATCAAACATCTTTGTCCGACGCCCTGTGGTGTTGTGCTAATCTGTACCGGGACTGCAATCTACGACTGGGGAACAAACGCCTCTTCATCTTCACTTGCAAGGATCAACCACACGGGGGTGACAGTGTCAAAGATCGGCAGGCTCGCACAAAAGCCAGTGACCTCAGAGAAACTG GCGTTGTGATAGAACTAATGCACTTGATGAAAGCAGGCGGCTTTGACGTCTCCCTCTTTTTCCGTGACGTTGTAAGTCCGCCGGAGGACGAGAGTGAGCTGGGCCTGCAGCACGAGCCTTGTGAAAAACTGGAAGATCTCCAGAGAAGAGTGTTGGCCAAAGAGCAAAAAAAGAGAACATTGGCCAG GCTCAATCTGTGTCTGGGTGAAGATATAAATATCGCCGTGGGAATGTACGCCATGGCAGTGACTACCCGgaaaccgaaccccatcaggctATACAGGGAAACCAATGAGCCTGTCCGCAGCAAAACACGCACCTTCAATAATCAAACAGGAAGCCTGCTGCTGCCCAGTGACATAAAGAAAGCCCAG CTTTATGGTAACAAGCAGATCGTGATGGAGAAAGACGAGGTAGACGCCATCAAGAAGTTTCATGACCCCGGTTTGTTTTTGATCGGATTCAAATTCATGGAAAAGCTAAAACTGCACCACCACATTcgtcccgctgtcttcctctatCCCGAGGAGGGCGAAGTGAAAGGTAATGCCCGATGTGAACGTGGATGTAAACATCAAGTTATTTACATAATGTGCTTTTCCTCAACAGGAAGCTCCTGCCTGTTCTCGGCACTGTTGACCAAGTGCATCGAGAAGAACGTATTTGCTTTGTGCCGCTGCGTTTCCCGCAGAAATTACCCGCCTCGATTTGTCGCCTTGGTGCCTCAACAAGAGCAGACGGACGAGAAGAATGTACAGATCACACCACCAG gttttaatgttattTACCTGCCGTATGCCGACGATTTACGGAATCTGGATCCCCCGCGGACGCCGTCTGCGTCACCGGCGCAGGTGGACAAGATGAAGGAGATTGTTCGTAAAATGCGCTTTAAGTACAG GAGTGAGGCTTTTGAGAATCCCGTCATCCAGCAACACTACCGGAACTTGGAGGCCTTGGCTCTGGATATGACGGCTCCAGAGGACATCGAAGACCTCATCA TGCCGAAGGTGGAGCAGATTGACGGCCGTCTGGGTTCCCTGGTCCAGGAGTTTAGAGATTTGGTCTTCCCTGCAGACTACGACCCAGAGTACAAACCAGCCGCCAAACGCAAAGCAG CAGAAGCTGGCGGTACAGCTGAGAAGAAACCCAAAGTGGAGGTATCAGAAGATGAAGTGAGAGCCCACATACAGAAAGGAACTTTGGGAAAGATGACTGTGCCAATGCTCAAGGAGGCCTGCAAGCAGTTTGGCATCCGGACCACTGGAACCAAGAAGCAGGAACTGATGGATGCTCTGATTGACAAACTCGCCACATAA
- the xrcc6 gene encoding X-ray repair cross-complementing protein 6 isoform X2: protein MAEWNAYFRNEADGEAQEEGEQQDGDYKVAGRDCLVFLVDASKEMFIKGENGEPTNFDMTMQVVRTVYTRKIISTPGDLVALVFYGTKQNQDPTNSFKHVYVYHNLNELSAKRVQQVDELRGDKGALLAAEKMGSDQTSLSDALWCCANLYRDCNLRLGNKRLFIFTCKDQPHGGDSVKDRQARTKASDLRETGVVIELMHLMKAGGFDVSLFFRDVVSPPEDESELGLQHEPCEKLEDLQRRVLAKEQKKRTLARLNLCLGEDINIAVGMYAMAVTTRKPNPIRLYRETNEPVRSKTRTFNNQTGSLLLPSDIKKAQLYGNKQIVMEKDEVDAIKKFHDPGLFLIGFKFMEKLKLHHHIRPAVFLYPEEGEVKGSSCLFSALLTKCIEKNVFALCRCVSRRNYPPRFVALVPQQEQTDEKNVQITPPGFNVIYLPYADDLRNLDPPRTPSASPAQVDKMKEIVRKMRFKYRSEAFENPVIQQHYRNLEALALDMTAPEDIEDLIMPKVEQIDGRLGSLVQEFRDLVFPADYDPEYKPAAKRKAAEAGGTAEKKPKVEVSEDEVRAHIQKGTLGKMTVPMLKEACKQFGIRTTGTKKQELMDALIDKLAT from the exons ATGGCAGAGTGGAACGCCTACTTCCGGAATGAGGCTGACGGTGAAGCACAGGAGGAGGGAGAGCAACAAGATG GAGATTACAAGGTCGCAGGGAGAGATTGCTTAGTTTTCTTGGTGGATGCGTCAAAGGAAATGTTCATCAAAGGAGAAAATGGGGAGCCAACTAATTTTGACATGACCATGCAA GTGGTGCGGACCGTGTACACCCGTAAGATCATAAGCACTCCTGGAGACCTTGTTGCATTGGTTTTCTATGGCACCAAGCAGAACCAAGATCCAACCAACTCGTTCAAGCACGTCTACGTCTACCACAACCTCAATGAACTCA GTGCAAAACGAGTGCAACAGGTAGACGAACTACGAGGGGATAAGGGTGCCCTGCTGGCAGCGGAGAAAATGGGCAGTGATCAAACATCTTTGTCCGACGCCCTGTGGTGTTGTGCTAATCTGTACCGGGACTGCAATCTACGACTGGGGAACAAACGCCTCTTCATCTTCACTTGCAAGGATCAACCACACGGGGGTGACAGTGTCAAAGATCGGCAGGCTCGCACAAAAGCCAGTGACCTCAGAGAAACTG GCGTTGTGATAGAACTAATGCACTTGATGAAAGCAGGCGGCTTTGACGTCTCCCTCTTTTTCCGTGACGTTGTAAGTCCGCCGGAGGACGAGAGTGAGCTGGGCCTGCAGCACGAGCCTTGTGAAAAACTGGAAGATCTCCAGAGAAGAGTGTTGGCCAAAGAGCAAAAAAAGAGAACATTGGCCAG GCTCAATCTGTGTCTGGGTGAAGATATAAATATCGCCGTGGGAATGTACGCCATGGCAGTGACTACCCGgaaaccgaaccccatcaggctATACAGGGAAACCAATGAGCCTGTCCGCAGCAAAACACGCACCTTCAATAATCAAACAGGAAGCCTGCTGCTGCCCAGTGACATAAAGAAAGCCCAG CTTTATGGTAACAAGCAGATCGTGATGGAGAAAGACGAGGTAGACGCCATCAAGAAGTTTCATGACCCCGGTTTGTTTTTGATCGGATTCAAATTCATGGAAAAGCTAAAACTGCACCACCACATTcgtcccgctgtcttcctctatCCCGAGGAGGGCGAAGTGAAAG GAAGCTCCTGCCTGTTCTCGGCACTGTTGACCAAGTGCATCGAGAAGAACGTATTTGCTTTGTGCCGCTGCGTTTCCCGCAGAAATTACCCGCCTCGATTTGTCGCCTTGGTGCCTCAACAAGAGCAGACGGACGAGAAGAATGTACAGATCACACCACCAG gttttaatgttattTACCTGCCGTATGCCGACGATTTACGGAATCTGGATCCCCCGCGGACGCCGTCTGCGTCACCGGCGCAGGTGGACAAGATGAAGGAGATTGTTCGTAAAATGCGCTTTAAGTACAG GAGTGAGGCTTTTGAGAATCCCGTCATCCAGCAACACTACCGGAACTTGGAGGCCTTGGCTCTGGATATGACGGCTCCAGAGGACATCGAAGACCTCATCA TGCCGAAGGTGGAGCAGATTGACGGCCGTCTGGGTTCCCTGGTCCAGGAGTTTAGAGATTTGGTCTTCCCTGCAGACTACGACCCAGAGTACAAACCAGCCGCCAAACGCAAAGCAG CAGAAGCTGGCGGTACAGCTGAGAAGAAACCCAAAGTGGAGGTATCAGAAGATGAAGTGAGAGCCCACATACAGAAAGGAACTTTGGGAAAGATGACTGTGCCAATGCTCAAGGAGGCCTGCAAGCAGTTTGGCATCCGGACCACTGGAACCAAGAAGCAGGAACTGATGGATGCTCTGATTGACAAACTCGCCACATAA
- the xrcc6 gene encoding X-ray repair cross-complementing protein 6 isoform X3 gives MAEWNAYFRNEADGEAQEEGEQQDGDYKVAGRDCLVFLVDASKEMFIKGENGEPTNFDMTMQVVRTVYTRKIISTPGDLVALVFYGTKQNQDPTNSFKHVYVYHNLNELSAKRVQQVDELRGDKGALLAAEKMGSDQTSLSDALWCCANLYRDCNLRLGNKRLFIFTCKDQPHGGDSVKDRQARTKASDLRETGVVIELMHLMKAGGFDVSLFFRDVVSPPEDESELGLQHEPCEKLEDLQRRVLAKEQKKRTLARLNLCLGEDINIAVGMYAMAVTTRKPNPIRLYRETNEPVRSKTRTFNNQTGSLLLPSDIKKAQLYGNKQIVMEKDEVDAIKKFHDPGLFLIGFKFMEKLKLHHHIRPAVFLYPEEGEVKGSSCLFSALLTKCIEKNVFALCRCVSRRNYPPRFVALVPQQEQTDEKNVQITPPGFNVIYLPYADDLRNLDPPRTPSASPAQVDKMKEIVRKMRFKYRSEAFENPVIQQHYRNLEALALDMTAPEDIEDLIMPKVEQIDGRLGSLVQEFRDLVFPADYDPEYKPAAKRKAEAGGTAEKKPKVEVSEDEVRAHIQKGTLGKMTVPMLKEACKQFGIRTTGTKKQELMDALIDKLAT, from the exons ATGGCAGAGTGGAACGCCTACTTCCGGAATGAGGCTGACGGTGAAGCACAGGAGGAGGGAGAGCAACAAGATG GAGATTACAAGGTCGCAGGGAGAGATTGCTTAGTTTTCTTGGTGGATGCGTCAAAGGAAATGTTCATCAAAGGAGAAAATGGGGAGCCAACTAATTTTGACATGACCATGCAA GTGGTGCGGACCGTGTACACCCGTAAGATCATAAGCACTCCTGGAGACCTTGTTGCATTGGTTTTCTATGGCACCAAGCAGAACCAAGATCCAACCAACTCGTTCAAGCACGTCTACGTCTACCACAACCTCAATGAACTCA GTGCAAAACGAGTGCAACAGGTAGACGAACTACGAGGGGATAAGGGTGCCCTGCTGGCAGCGGAGAAAATGGGCAGTGATCAAACATCTTTGTCCGACGCCCTGTGGTGTTGTGCTAATCTGTACCGGGACTGCAATCTACGACTGGGGAACAAACGCCTCTTCATCTTCACTTGCAAGGATCAACCACACGGGGGTGACAGTGTCAAAGATCGGCAGGCTCGCACAAAAGCCAGTGACCTCAGAGAAACTG GCGTTGTGATAGAACTAATGCACTTGATGAAAGCAGGCGGCTTTGACGTCTCCCTCTTTTTCCGTGACGTTGTAAGTCCGCCGGAGGACGAGAGTGAGCTGGGCCTGCAGCACGAGCCTTGTGAAAAACTGGAAGATCTCCAGAGAAGAGTGTTGGCCAAAGAGCAAAAAAAGAGAACATTGGCCAG GCTCAATCTGTGTCTGGGTGAAGATATAAATATCGCCGTGGGAATGTACGCCATGGCAGTGACTACCCGgaaaccgaaccccatcaggctATACAGGGAAACCAATGAGCCTGTCCGCAGCAAAACACGCACCTTCAATAATCAAACAGGAAGCCTGCTGCTGCCCAGTGACATAAAGAAAGCCCAG CTTTATGGTAACAAGCAGATCGTGATGGAGAAAGACGAGGTAGACGCCATCAAGAAGTTTCATGACCCCGGTTTGTTTTTGATCGGATTCAAATTCATGGAAAAGCTAAAACTGCACCACCACATTcgtcccgctgtcttcctctatCCCGAGGAGGGCGAAGTGAAAG GAAGCTCCTGCCTGTTCTCGGCACTGTTGACCAAGTGCATCGAGAAGAACGTATTTGCTTTGTGCCGCTGCGTTTCCCGCAGAAATTACCCGCCTCGATTTGTCGCCTTGGTGCCTCAACAAGAGCAGACGGACGAGAAGAATGTACAGATCACACCACCAG gttttaatgttattTACCTGCCGTATGCCGACGATTTACGGAATCTGGATCCCCCGCGGACGCCGTCTGCGTCACCGGCGCAGGTGGACAAGATGAAGGAGATTGTTCGTAAAATGCGCTTTAAGTACAG GAGTGAGGCTTTTGAGAATCCCGTCATCCAGCAACACTACCGGAACTTGGAGGCCTTGGCTCTGGATATGACGGCTCCAGAGGACATCGAAGACCTCATCA TGCCGAAGGTGGAGCAGATTGACGGCCGTCTGGGTTCCCTGGTCCAGGAGTTTAGAGATTTGGTCTTCCCTGCAGACTACGACCCAGAGTACAAACCAGCCGCCAAACGCAAAGCAG AAGCTGGCGGTACAGCTGAGAAGAAACCCAAAGTGGAGGTATCAGAAGATGAAGTGAGAGCCCACATACAGAAAGGAACTTTGGGAAAGATGACTGTGCCAATGCTCAAGGAGGCCTGCAAGCAGTTTGGCATCCGGACCACTGGAACCAAGAAGCAGGAACTGATGGATGCTCTGATTGACAAACTCGCCACATAA
- the shisa8b gene encoding protein shisa-9, which yields MAAVLPPSCHFFFFFYLSSLITQPAVTQDPSVSTATVPQDNPMVVPSTLVNKTTPTYAETTQNPLQDSGPSTPSSGGDADDEDGPPVGGTRCQGYYDVMGQWDPPFNCNAGVFLYCCGTCFYRFCCQFRQQRLDQRICSNYDTPIWANTGKPVATVTEGQEDQERDRTHLIVYIICGVVAIMVLVGIFTKLGLEKSRGGGGATAATHTDLNSRALTDLLKQQGEEEVSPAENAVTTSPSGGRANGVSSRMKRSRSEQYHLSNSAHGPLGQGIPHSHSNHGTLGLNKYTSLKAVADSASHSYYKSFPLMDFAQYRAPAFQPLPMQPKEKSYIHQNLPSQSNLHAPLSISIPSSHLEHSHLPKTTTHPLLSSSAFKAWEPVGRHVQRQSSAPGSGPTHASHWRHAYSTRRQQSIENMPDLFSQPCGGIRGAGALVGHGMHFHMQHPSQATYHQHTRQKNYSTHSSTEVTV from the exons ATGGCCGCAGTCCTTCCTCCCTCCTgccattttttcttcttcttttaccTCTCCTCCCTAATTACCCAGCCAGCCGTCACTCAAGATCCATCTGTCTCCACGGCGACGGTTCCCCAAGACAACCCTATGGTCGTCCCGTCCACGTTGGTCAACAAGACAACTCCCACTTATGCGGAGACCACCCAAAACCCCCTCCAAGACTCCGGGCCGTCCACTCCCTCAAGCGGGGGTGATGCGGACGACGAGGACGGCCCGCCTGTCGGAGGGACGCGTTGCCAGGGTTACTACGATGTGATGGGCCAGTGGGACCCGCCGTTCAACTGTAACGCCGGTGTCTTTTTGTACTGCTGCGGTACCTGCTTCTATCGCTTCTGCTGCCAGTTCCGCCAGCAGCGGCTGGACCAACGCATCTGCTCCAACTACGACACGCCCATCTGGGCCAACACCGGCAAGCCCGTGGCCACCGTCACCGAGGGCCAGGAGGACCAGGAGCGGGATCGAACGCACCTCATCGTCTACATCATCTGCGGCGTGGTGGCCATCATGGTCCTGGTGGGCATTTTCACCAAATTGGGCTTGGAGAAAAGTCGCGGAGGAGGCGGGGCAACTGCTGCCACACACACTGACCTCAACTCCAG GGCACTCACTGACCTATTGAAGCAACAGGGAGAAGAAGAGGTGAGCCCAGCGGAGAACGCCGTAACCACTTCGCCCAGTGGAGGGAGAGCCAACGGCGTCTCGTCCAGGATGAAGCGCAGCAGGAGCG AGCAGTACCATCTCAGTAACTCAGCTCATGGCCCATTAGGACAAGGCATTCCTCACTCTCACAGCAATCACGGCACTTTGGGACTCAACAAGTACACTTCCCTCAAAGCCGTGG CGGACAGTGCATCTCACAGCTACTACAAGAGCTTCCCACTCATGGACTTTGCCCAATACCGAGCGCCCGCCTTTCAGCCATTACCAATGCAGCCCAAAGAGAAGTCATACATCCACCAGAATCTTCCATCGCAATCCAACCTCCACGCTCCTCTTTCCATCTCCATCCCCTCCAGCCATCTGGAGCACTCCCACCTTCCAAAGACCACCACGCACCCGTTGTTGTCCAGCTCGGCTTTTAAAGCCTGGGAACCGGTCGGGCGCCACGTCCAAAGGCAGAGCTCGGCCCCGGGCTCCGGGCCCACGCACGCCTCTCACTGGAGACACGCCTACTCCACCCGTCGGCAACAGAGCATTGAGAACATGCCGGATCTTTTTAGCCAGCCCTGTGGCGGGATTCGTGGAGCAGGAGCTCTGGTAGGACATGGGATGCATTTCCATATGCAACACCCTTCTCAAGCAACCTATCACCAACACACCAGGCAAAAGAATTACTCCACACACAGTTCGACTGAAGTCACAGTCTGA